The following coding sequences lie in one Lolium perenne isolate Kyuss_39 chromosome 2, Kyuss_2.0, whole genome shotgun sequence genomic window:
- the LOC127332671 gene encoding uncharacterized protein isoform X2, giving the protein MEPNVPLDYALFQLSPRRSRCELVVSGSGRTEKIASGSVKPFFTHLRAAEEQAAAQPPQPAIRLQLDRRAAWFSKGTLERFVRFVSTPEVLEMANTFEAETSQLEGARKIYAAQGVSSGGDAEASAAADITKKELLRAIDVRLSALKQDLVTSCARASSAGFNHDSVSELLLFADHFGANRLSEACNRYMSLCQRRPDINPQHASQAASSHWKSFEDGNLRDSCSSDMSIDEPQADHGGSSNKSVSGASVPHIDRLSNSQQSVEVPPGSSTAQHSKSTLQQAVDKQENETEAPPAPAKELSRRLSVQDRISMFENKQKEQTPTSGNSNSAGTAKVVPVKGEHRRVPSVASMDKLVRRFSSVSDMSIDLSQNDTGGCNDRSENGTPAGTPTSASQEANSSKVRADKDASGAKHPVTSQSWPFQKDGDTPKDSTTTSACSSSTFNTTSPYSLSAAVAEVPKKLTKSCLEDDMAITSSTESESSFDKEQRVNQGQGDARISEHVASNVSGRTRLITSPRTAEEGLPKHYDTLTSPSSEEHARIVDKEITSVAHEVPVTSEQVGQKGNRGSRLRSKEIHAEAVVVGKNDRSSRTIGKVSSSVDPKSKATSNSRTNFRGSSGRDGGPSTEIEGHDASLRRKSLPRKVENVRRKAAVGPEILPPSDYSGRQGTNLSRQSSNAEQELSLLGGKIKPVNDGSAVTLEQTRVARPGKGNHDRHDELQMKANELEKLFAAHKLTTTRRGKSTDPQVDDTPRVSEPKPIKVLPEKIDRNQTVTDSMTNNFDANELLKMVDKEGYNINSTPDKLAMLSLEESRGKFYDQYMQKRDAKLKEDWKMQKEEKEAILKAMHDSLERSKAEMRTKFSRSADLPDSAYVSRAQKIPPLQSAIRNKDQGVDSFFVEDEMNSDYLSGDGSSRSADSRKHFSNKVAYTQKTSIAPVHNHKHSSRTIRSSYANRKNPPDNPLAQSVPNFSDFRNESTKQSAGHNRATARAQPKSFSRSKSKIEESKSIMNEHQSRGSQSMRKNLNGSELRDTSSVNKDIYNWAPSGTTSSTHKSGAPKSFLRKGNGAHPIVGITGFRAPMFANVNDDDDDFPDQQEDSPDEAKDEEYESIEETLRESDFPADSESETPKQSHDFGNSDDPGSENGDVSFPREAANTKFNAFAGNMHDLPGELPAPWSSRLPHLSPYANDTSDGDAFVDSPTGSPSPWNSHSLDQITDADVSRMRKKWGSAQMPFSASNASQQPRKDVTKGFKKLLKFGRKNRGADGLVNDWVSASTASECDDDMEDGRDLAIGSSDDFRKSRMGYLSSYDGFVENEVLTEQEPSLRSSIPNPTANFRLREDQLTGSPIKGSRSFFSLPAFRSKGGDARLR; this is encoded by the exons ATGGAGCCCAACGTGCCGCTCGACTACGCGCTCTTCCAGCTCTCGCCCCGCCGCTCCAG GTGCGAGCTGGTGGTGTCGGGCAGTGGGCGGACGGAGAAGATCGCGTCCGGGTCGGTGAAGCCCTTCTTCACGCACCTGCGCGCGGCGGAGGAGCAGGCGGCGGCCCAGCCGCCCCAGCCCGCCATCCGTCTGCAGCTGGACCGCCGCGCCGCCTGGTTCAGCAAGGGCACCCTCGAGAG GTTCGTGCGCTTCGTCAGCACGCCGGAGGTGCTGGAGATGGCGAATACATTCGAGGCGGAAACGTCGCAGCTGGAAGGGGCTAGGAAGATTTACGCAGCACAG GGTGTTTCCTCGGGTGGAGATG CTGAAGCCTCGGCAGCAGCAGACATTACAAA GAAGGAGCTTCTTAGAGCGATTGATGTCCGTCTAAGTGCACTTAAACAAGACCTTGTCACGTCTTGTGCCCGGGCATCATCCGCAGGGTTTAACCATGACAGTGTCTCTGAGCTTCTCCTTTTTGCAGACCACTTCGGTGCCAACCGGTTGAG CGAAGCATGCAACAGATACATGTCACTTTGCCAGCGCCGTCCGGACATCAATCCTCAGCATGCATCACAAGCAGCTTCATCACACTGGAAGAGCTTCGAAGATGGGAATCTTCGTGACTCCTGCAGTTCAGACATGTCTATAGATGAGCCACAGGCTGATCACGGCGGATCCAGTAATAAATCTGTAAGTGGTGCCAGTGTTCCGCATATCGACAGATTAAGCAACAGCCAACAATCAGTAGAGGTTCCACCAGGATCCAGCACTGCACAACACTCTAAGTCAACCCTTCAGCAGGCAGTAgataaacaagaaaatgaaacagAAGCCCCTCCTGCTCCTGCTAAAGAGCTTTCAAGGCGTTTGAGTGTGCAAGATAGGATAAGCATGTTTGAGAATAAGCAAAAGGAGCAGACTCCAACTTCTGGTAACAGCAACTCAGCAGGTACTGCTAAGGTGGTTCCAGTGAAAGGTGAGCACCGCAGGGTGCCTTCTGTTGCATCCATGGACAAGTTGGTAAGGAGGTTCAGCAGTGTCAGTGACATGagcattgacctaagtcaaaatgATACTGGTGGCTGTAATGACAGAAGTGAAAATGGAACTCCTGCTGGGACACCAACATCTGCCAGTCAGGAAGCCAATTCATCGAAAGTAAGAGCTGATAAGGATGCTAGTGGGGCTAAGCATCCAGTAACATCTCAGTCTTGGCCATTTCAAAAGGATGGTGACACACCCAAGGATTCTACTACTACAAGTGCTTGCTCCTCCTCAACTTTTAATACTACATCTCCATACTCCTTATCGGCGGCTGTTGCCGAGGTTCCTAAAAAACTGACTaaatcttgtttggaagatgacaTGGCTATAACATCCAGCACTGAGAGTGAGTCATCCTTCGACAAGGAGCAGAGAGTTAATCAAGGGCAAGGCGACGCAAGGATATCAGAGCATGTTGCTTCAAATGTTTCTGGTCGAACCCGACTAATAACATCTCCAAGGACAGCTGAGGAAGGTTTGCCAAAACATTATGATACTTTAACTAGCCCATCGTCAGAGGAACATGCACGCATAGTAGATAAGGAAATCACTTCTGTTGCTCATGAGGTACCAGTTACAAGTGAACAGGTTGGACAGAAAGGTAACAGAGGTTCTCGCCTCCGTTCAAAAGAGATACACGCTGAAGCAGTTGTGGTCGGAAAGAATGATCGATCCTCTAGAACAATTGGGAAGGTGTCAAGTAGTGTTGATCCCAAATCAAAAGCCACGTCCAATTCCCGCACTAATTTTAGGGGTTCATCTGGTAGGGATGGAGGTCCCTCTACAGAAATTGAAGGTCATGATGCTAGCTTGCGGCGGAAAAGTCTACCACGGAAGGTAGAAAATGTACGGAGAAAGGCTGCAGTTGGGCCTGAAATACTTCCTCCATCAGATTATTCTGGTCGCCAGGGAACAAACTTGAGCAGACAATCATCTAATGCTGAGCAGGAGTTGAGTTTGCTAGGAGGTAAAATTAAACCAGTAAATGATGGAAGTGCTGTTACCTTGGAGCAGACCAGGGTGGCGAGACCAGGGAAGGGGAATCATGATCGGCATGATGAACTTCAAATGAAGGCCAATGAGCTGGAGAAACTATTTGCCGCACACAAGCTAACCACCACTAGGAGAGGAAAGTCTACAGATCCACAGGTTGATGACACACCTAGGGTAAGTGAGCCAAAGCCTATAAAGGTTCTTCCAGAGAAGATTGACAGGAACCAAACTGTGACGGATAGTATGACTAATAACTTTGATGCCAATGAGCTTCTGAAGATGGTGGATAAGGAAGGGTATAACATCAATAGCACACCAGATAAACTTGCCATGCTTAGCTTGGAAGAGTCAAGAGGGAAGTTTTATGATCAATATATGCAGAAGAGGGATGCAAAACTAAAGGAGGATTGGAAGATGCAGAAAGAAGAGAAGGAAGCAATACTAAAGGCAATGCATGACAGCCTAGAACGGAGCAAGGCTGAGATGCGGACCAAATTCTCTCGGTCTGCAGATCTCCCCGACTCTGCATATGTTTCTCGTGCCCAGAAGATTCCTCCGTTGCAATCAGCTATACGAAATAAGGATCAG GGTGTAGATTCTTTCTTTGTAGAAGATGAAATGAATAGTGACTACCTATCTGGCGATGGTTCTTCCAGGAGTGCTGATTCCAGGAAGCATTTTTCAAACAAAGTTGCTTACACACAAAAGACATCCATTGCCCCTGTCCATAACCATAAGCATTCGTCAAGGACTATAAGATCTAGTTATGCAAATCGCAAAAATCCACCAGACAATCCTCTTGCACAATCAGTTCCCAATTTCTCTGACTTCAGAAAcgaaagtacaaagcaatcagctGGTCATAATAGAGCTACTGCCAGGGCTCAGCCAAAAAGTTTTTCCCGTAGTAAGAGTAAAATTGAAGAGTCAAAGAGTATTATGAATGAACATCAATCAAGGGGGTCACAGTCTATGCGGAAAAACTTAAATGGTAGTGAATTAAGGGACACATCATCAGTGAACAAGGATATATACAACTGGGCTCCCTCGGGAACTACTAGTAGCACCCATAAATCTGGTGCACCAAAGTCTTTTCTTCGGAAAGGCAATGGGGCTCACCCTATTGTCGGTATAACCGGATTCCGTGCACCGATGTTTGCAAATgtcaatgatgatgatgacgattttCCAGATCAGCAAGAGGATTCCCCAGATGAAGCCAAAGATGAAGAATACGAAAGCATTGAAGAGACTCTTAGGGAAAGTGATTTTCCTGCTGATTCAGAGAGTGAGACCCCAAAACAAAGTCATGATTTTGGAAATTCAGATGACCCAGGATCAGAAAATGGCGATGTTTCTTTTCCAAGGGAAGCAGCCAATACCAAATTCAATGCGTTTGCAGGAAACATGCATGACTTACCTGGTGAATTACCAGCTCCCTGGAGCTCGCGCCTTCCACACCTATCGCCTTACGCAAATGATACCTCAGATGGTGATGCTTTTGTCGATTCACCAACTGGAAGTCCATCACCATGGAATTCTCATTCGCTAGATCAAATAACAGATGCTGATGTTTCCCGGATGAGAAAAAAGTGGGGCAGTGCTCAGATGCCTTTTAGTGCTTCCAATGCATCTCAACAGCCACGCAAAGATGTTACAAAAGGGTTTAAGAAACTATTGAAATTTGGGAGGAAGAATAGGGGTGCTGATGGTTTAGTAAACGATTGGGTTTCTGCTTCAACTGCCT
- the LOC127332671 gene encoding uncharacterized protein isoform X4, translated as MEPNVPLDYALFQLSPRRSRCELVVSGSGRTEKIASGSVKPFFTHLRAAEEQAAAQPPQPAIRLQLDRRAAWFSKGTLERFVRFVSTPEVLEMANTFEAETSQLEGARKIYAAQGVSSGGDAEASAAADITKKELLRAIDVRLSALKQDLVTSCARASSAGFNHDSVSELLLFADHFGANRLSEACNRYMSLCQRRPDINPQHASQAASSHWKSFEDGNLRDSCSSDMSIDEPQADHGGSSNKSVSGASVPHIDRLSNSQQSVEVPPGSSTAQHSKSTLQQAVDKQENETEAPPAPAKELSRRLSVQDRISMFENKQKEQTPTSGNSNSAGTAKVVPVKGEHRRVPSVASMDKLVRRFSSVSDMSIDLSQNDTGGCNDRSENGTPAGTPTSASQEANSSKVRADKDASGAKHPVTSQSWPFQKDGDTPKDSTTTSACSSSTFNTTSPYSLSAAVAEVPKKLTKSCLEDDMAITSSTESESSFDKEQRVNQGQGDARISEHVASNVSGRTRLITSPRTAEEGLPKHYDTLTSPSSEEHARIVDKEITSVAHEVPVTSEQVGQKGNRGSRLRSKEIHAEAVVVGKNDRSSRTIGKVSSSVDPKSKATSNSRTNFRGSSGRDGGPSTEIEGHDASLRRKSLPRKVENVRRKAAVGPEILPPSDYSGRQGTNLSRQSSNAEQELSLLGGKIKPVNDGSAVTLEQTRVARPGKGNHDRHDELQMKANELEKLFAAHKLTTTRRGKSTDPQVDDTPRVSEPKPIKVLPEKIDRNQTVTDSMTNNFDANELLKMVDKEGYNINSTPDKLAMLSLEESRGKFYDQYMQKRDAKLKEDWKMQKEEKEAILKAMHDSLERSKAEMRTKFSRSADLPDSAYVSRAQKIPPLQSAIRNKDQGVDSFFVEDEMNSDYLSGDGSSRSADSRKHFSNKVAYTQKTSIAPVHNHKHSSRTIRSSYANRKNPPDNPLAQSVPNFSDFRNESTKQSAGHNRATARAQPKSFSRSKSKIEESKSIMNEHQSRGSQSMRKNLNGSELRDTSSVNKDIYNWAPSGTTSSTHKSGAPKSFLRKGNGAHPIVGITGFRAPMFANVNDDDDDFPDQQEDSPDEAKDEEYESIEETLRESDFPADSESETPKQSHDFGNSDDPGSENGDVSFPREAANTKFNAFAGNMHDLPGELPAPWSSRLPHLSPYANDTSDGDAFVDSPTGSPSPWNSHSLDQITDADVSRMRKKWGSAQMPFSASNASQQPRKDVTKGFKKLLKFGRKNRGADGLVNDWVSASTASECDDDMEDGRDLAIGSSDDFRKSRMGYLSSYDGFVENEVLTEQEPSLRSSIPNPTANFRLREDQLTGSRSFFSLPAFRSKGGDARLR; from the exons ATGGAGCCCAACGTGCCGCTCGACTACGCGCTCTTCCAGCTCTCGCCCCGCCGCTCCAG GTGCGAGCTGGTGGTGTCGGGCAGTGGGCGGACGGAGAAGATCGCGTCCGGGTCGGTGAAGCCCTTCTTCACGCACCTGCGCGCGGCGGAGGAGCAGGCGGCGGCCCAGCCGCCCCAGCCCGCCATCCGTCTGCAGCTGGACCGCCGCGCCGCCTGGTTCAGCAAGGGCACCCTCGAGAG GTTCGTGCGCTTCGTCAGCACGCCGGAGGTGCTGGAGATGGCGAATACATTCGAGGCGGAAACGTCGCAGCTGGAAGGGGCTAGGAAGATTTACGCAGCACAG GGTGTTTCCTCGGGTGGAGATG CTGAAGCCTCGGCAGCAGCAGACATTACAAA GAAGGAGCTTCTTAGAGCGATTGATGTCCGTCTAAGTGCACTTAAACAAGACCTTGTCACGTCTTGTGCCCGGGCATCATCCGCAGGGTTTAACCATGACAGTGTCTCTGAGCTTCTCCTTTTTGCAGACCACTTCGGTGCCAACCGGTTGAG CGAAGCATGCAACAGATACATGTCACTTTGCCAGCGCCGTCCGGACATCAATCCTCAGCATGCATCACAAGCAGCTTCATCACACTGGAAGAGCTTCGAAGATGGGAATCTTCGTGACTCCTGCAGTTCAGACATGTCTATAGATGAGCCACAGGCTGATCACGGCGGATCCAGTAATAAATCTGTAAGTGGTGCCAGTGTTCCGCATATCGACAGATTAAGCAACAGCCAACAATCAGTAGAGGTTCCACCAGGATCCAGCACTGCACAACACTCTAAGTCAACCCTTCAGCAGGCAGTAgataaacaagaaaatgaaacagAAGCCCCTCCTGCTCCTGCTAAAGAGCTTTCAAGGCGTTTGAGTGTGCAAGATAGGATAAGCATGTTTGAGAATAAGCAAAAGGAGCAGACTCCAACTTCTGGTAACAGCAACTCAGCAGGTACTGCTAAGGTGGTTCCAGTGAAAGGTGAGCACCGCAGGGTGCCTTCTGTTGCATCCATGGACAAGTTGGTAAGGAGGTTCAGCAGTGTCAGTGACATGagcattgacctaagtcaaaatgATACTGGTGGCTGTAATGACAGAAGTGAAAATGGAACTCCTGCTGGGACACCAACATCTGCCAGTCAGGAAGCCAATTCATCGAAAGTAAGAGCTGATAAGGATGCTAGTGGGGCTAAGCATCCAGTAACATCTCAGTCTTGGCCATTTCAAAAGGATGGTGACACACCCAAGGATTCTACTACTACAAGTGCTTGCTCCTCCTCAACTTTTAATACTACATCTCCATACTCCTTATCGGCGGCTGTTGCCGAGGTTCCTAAAAAACTGACTaaatcttgtttggaagatgacaTGGCTATAACATCCAGCACTGAGAGTGAGTCATCCTTCGACAAGGAGCAGAGAGTTAATCAAGGGCAAGGCGACGCAAGGATATCAGAGCATGTTGCTTCAAATGTTTCTGGTCGAACCCGACTAATAACATCTCCAAGGACAGCTGAGGAAGGTTTGCCAAAACATTATGATACTTTAACTAGCCCATCGTCAGAGGAACATGCACGCATAGTAGATAAGGAAATCACTTCTGTTGCTCATGAGGTACCAGTTACAAGTGAACAGGTTGGACAGAAAGGTAACAGAGGTTCTCGCCTCCGTTCAAAAGAGATACACGCTGAAGCAGTTGTGGTCGGAAAGAATGATCGATCCTCTAGAACAATTGGGAAGGTGTCAAGTAGTGTTGATCCCAAATCAAAAGCCACGTCCAATTCCCGCACTAATTTTAGGGGTTCATCTGGTAGGGATGGAGGTCCCTCTACAGAAATTGAAGGTCATGATGCTAGCTTGCGGCGGAAAAGTCTACCACGGAAGGTAGAAAATGTACGGAGAAAGGCTGCAGTTGGGCCTGAAATACTTCCTCCATCAGATTATTCTGGTCGCCAGGGAACAAACTTGAGCAGACAATCATCTAATGCTGAGCAGGAGTTGAGTTTGCTAGGAGGTAAAATTAAACCAGTAAATGATGGAAGTGCTGTTACCTTGGAGCAGACCAGGGTGGCGAGACCAGGGAAGGGGAATCATGATCGGCATGATGAACTTCAAATGAAGGCCAATGAGCTGGAGAAACTATTTGCCGCACACAAGCTAACCACCACTAGGAGAGGAAAGTCTACAGATCCACAGGTTGATGACACACCTAGGGTAAGTGAGCCAAAGCCTATAAAGGTTCTTCCAGAGAAGATTGACAGGAACCAAACTGTGACGGATAGTATGACTAATAACTTTGATGCCAATGAGCTTCTGAAGATGGTGGATAAGGAAGGGTATAACATCAATAGCACACCAGATAAACTTGCCATGCTTAGCTTGGAAGAGTCAAGAGGGAAGTTTTATGATCAATATATGCAGAAGAGGGATGCAAAACTAAAGGAGGATTGGAAGATGCAGAAAGAAGAGAAGGAAGCAATACTAAAGGCAATGCATGACAGCCTAGAACGGAGCAAGGCTGAGATGCGGACCAAATTCTCTCGGTCTGCAGATCTCCCCGACTCTGCATATGTTTCTCGTGCCCAGAAGATTCCTCCGTTGCAATCAGCTATACGAAATAAGGATCAG GGTGTAGATTCTTTCTTTGTAGAAGATGAAATGAATAGTGACTACCTATCTGGCGATGGTTCTTCCAGGAGTGCTGATTCCAGGAAGCATTTTTCAAACAAAGTTGCTTACACACAAAAGACATCCATTGCCCCTGTCCATAACCATAAGCATTCGTCAAGGACTATAAGATCTAGTTATGCAAATCGCAAAAATCCACCAGACAATCCTCTTGCACAATCAGTTCCCAATTTCTCTGACTTCAGAAAcgaaagtacaaagcaatcagctGGTCATAATAGAGCTACTGCCAGGGCTCAGCCAAAAAGTTTTTCCCGTAGTAAGAGTAAAATTGAAGAGTCAAAGAGTATTATGAATGAACATCAATCAAGGGGGTCACAGTCTATGCGGAAAAACTTAAATGGTAGTGAATTAAGGGACACATCATCAGTGAACAAGGATATATACAACTGGGCTCCCTCGGGAACTACTAGTAGCACCCATAAATCTGGTGCACCAAAGTCTTTTCTTCGGAAAGGCAATGGGGCTCACCCTATTGTCGGTATAACCGGATTCCGTGCACCGATGTTTGCAAATgtcaatgatgatgatgacgattttCCAGATCAGCAAGAGGATTCCCCAGATGAAGCCAAAGATGAAGAATACGAAAGCATTGAAGAGACTCTTAGGGAAAGTGATTTTCCTGCTGATTCAGAGAGTGAGACCCCAAAACAAAGTCATGATTTTGGAAATTCAGATGACCCAGGATCAGAAAATGGCGATGTTTCTTTTCCAAGGGAAGCAGCCAATACCAAATTCAATGCGTTTGCAGGAAACATGCATGACTTACCTGGTGAATTACCAGCTCCCTGGAGCTCGCGCCTTCCACACCTATCGCCTTACGCAAATGATACCTCAGATGGTGATGCTTTTGTCGATTCACCAACTGGAAGTCCATCACCATGGAATTCTCATTCGCTAGATCAAATAACAGATGCTGATGTTTCCCGGATGAGAAAAAAGTGGGGCAGTGCTCAGATGCCTTTTAGTGCTTCCAATGCATCTCAACAGCCACGCAAAGATGTTACAAAAGGGTTTAAGAAACTATTGAAATTTGGGAGGAAGAATAGGGGTGCTGATGGTTTAGTAAACGATTGGGTTTCTGCTTCAACTGCCT